From the Ascaphus truei isolate aAscTru1 chromosome 15, aAscTru1.hap1, whole genome shotgun sequence genome, one window contains:
- the MYLK2 gene encoding myosin light chain kinase 2, skeletal/cardiac muscle isoform X1 encodes MSLNEIHVMNQLNHRNLIQMFDAIETPSEILLFLEYVEGGELFERIIDESYQLTEVDAMVFVRQICDGVFYMHQMYVLHLDLKPENIVCVSPISHMVKIIDFGLARRFKPREKLKVSFGTPEFLAPEVVNFDVVSFPTDMWSVGVITYMMVSGLSPFLGDNDTETLNNVLNGDKDFDEETFETVSEEAKDFISSLLVRDKSGRMSAAQCLRHPWLNNLAQKAKLCNRLLKSQIELRKYMMRRRWKKNFFAVTAANRFKKISSSGCLTSLEE; translated from the exons ATGTCTCTTAATGAGATCCATGTTATGAATCAGTTAAATCATCGGAATCTGATACAGATGTTCGATGCTATAGAGACTCCCAGCGAGATTTTGCTCTTCCTGGAATA tgtggaggggggggagctgtTTGAGAGGATCATTGACGAGAGTTACCAGCTGACGGAAGTCGACGCCATGGTCTTTGTGCGGCAGATCTGTGACGGCGTCTTCTACATGCACCAGATGTATGTGCTGCACCTGGACCTGAAG CCGGAGAACATTGTCTGCGTCTCCCCGATAAGTCACATGGTGAAAATCATCGATTTTGGGCTCGCTCGAAG GTTCAAGCCCCGGGAGAAGCTGAAGGTTTCCTTTGGGACCCCAGAGTTTCTGGCCCCTGAAGTGGTCAATTTCGATGTTGTGTCTTTCCCCACTGATATGTGGAGCGTCGGCGTcatcacatacatgat ggtcagtggtctctctcccttcctcggTGACAATGACACAGAGACTCTAAATAACGTGCTGAATGGTGACAAAGACTTTGACGAGGAGACGTTTGAGACCGTGTCTGAAGAAGCCAAAGACTTTATATCCAGCCTGCTGGTGAGAGATAAGAG TGGGCGCATGAGCGCGGCACAGTGTCTCCGACATCCCTGGCTCAATAACCTGGCCCAGAAAGCCAAGCTGTGTAACCGGCTCCTCAAATCGCAGATCGAGCTCCGGAAATACATGATGCGGAGACGCTGGAAG